The following proteins are encoded in a genomic region of Zea mays cultivar B73 chromosome 9, Zm-B73-REFERENCE-NAM-5.0, whole genome shotgun sequence:
- the LOC100286327 gene encoding uncharacterized protein LOC100286327 — protein MHGHQQQPYPYGLRQDPLRRMRGLDVKSALQASPRTSTVATAALVVPLGAALLCASGIALAATVTGLALATPPLVIFSPVLIPFALAAGLIASGLLASGALGVAGVSALTWAVGYVWQRQGEGGGGVTGMVVQPLDQGSKRHGVQGAAAFVGHRRLPRDIDVAGE, from the coding sequence ATGCACGGCCACCAGCAGCAGCCGTACCCATACGGGCTGCGGCAAGACCCGCTGCGGCGGATGCGAGGTCTGGACGTGAAATCGGCGCTCCAGGCCAGCCCGCGCACGTCCACGGTGGCCACGGCCGCACTCGTCGTCCCGCTGGGTGCCGCGCTGCTGTGCGCGTCGGGGATCGCGCTGGCTGCGACCGTGACCGGTCTCGCGCTCGCCACGCCTCCCCTCGTGATTTTCAGCCCGGTGCTCATACCCTTCGCGCTGGCCGCGGGGCTCATCGCGTCGGGGCTCCTCGCGTCGGGCGCGCTCGGCGTCGCGGGCGTCTCGGCGCTCACGTGGGCCGTCGGGTACGTCTGGCAACGGCAGGGCGAAGGCGGCGGCGGGGTCACTGGGATGGTGGTGCAGCCGCTGGACCAGGGGTCGAAGCGCCATGGTGTCCAAGGCGCCGCCGCGTTCGTGGGGCACCGCCGCCTGCCACGGGACATCGACGTTGCTGGTGAATGA